A DNA window from Ctenopharyngodon idella isolate HZGC_01 chromosome 10, HZGC01, whole genome shotgun sequence contains the following coding sequences:
- the ywhah gene encoding 14-3-3 protein eta produces the protein MADREQLIQRARLAEQAERYDDMASAMKLVTELNEPLSNEDRNLLSVAYKNVVGARRSSWRVISSIEQKTAADGNEKKLELVRVYRETIEKELESVCQDVLTLLDQYLIKNCDDTQVESKVFYLKMKGDYYRYLAEVATGEKRASAVESSEGAYKEAFDISKSMPATHPIRLGLALNFSVFYYEIQNAPEQACQLAKEAFDDAIGHLDNLNEDSYKDSTLIMQLLRDNLTLWTSDQQDSEGGDANN, from the exons ATGGCTGATAGGGAACAACTGATCCAAAGAGCCCGTCTGGCGGAGCAGGCGGAGCGCTATGATGACATGGCCTCCGCGATGAAGCTG GTCACAGAATTGAACGAGCCCTTGTCCAATGAAGACCGCAACCTGCTCTCGGTGGCCTACAAGAATGTGGTGGGGGCCCGGCGGTCATCTTGGCGTGTAATATCCAGCATAGAGCAGAAGACGGCGGCGGATGGCAACGAGAAGAAGCTGGAACTGGTGCGTGTCTACCGAGAGACCATCGAGAAGGAGCTGGAGTCAGTGTGCCAAGACGTTCTCACCCTGCTGGACCAGTACCTCATCAAGAACTGTGACGACACCCAGGTAGAAAGCAAGGTCTTCTACCTGAAGATGAAGGGCGACTACTACCGGTACCTGGCCGAAGTGGCCACCGGCGAAAAGAGGGCCTCTGCAGTCGAATCATCAGAAGGCGCCTACAAAGAGGCTTTCGATATTAGCAAGAGCATGCCGGCCACCCATCCCATCCGCCTGGGCCTGGCGCTCAACTTTTCCGTCTTCTACTACGAGATCCAAAACGCACCCGAGCAGGCCTGCCAGCTTGCCAAGGAAGCCTTCGATGACGCCATCGGCCACCTGGACAATCTGAACGAGGACTCCTATAAGGACTCCACGCTCATCATGCAGCTCCTGCGGGACAACCTCACCCTGTGGACCAGCGACCAGCAGGACAGCGAAGGAGGAGATGCCAATAACTGA